The following are encoded together in the Flavobacterium haoranii genome:
- the meaB gene encoding methylmalonyl Co-A mutase-associated GTPase MeaB → MKEPNKKSALAEIHGVNQPDAVNQSVANAVQKFRRKQPSAQELLDAILKGDKIALSRAITLIESTNPEHLEKANEVIQGCLPHANKSVRIGITGVPGVGKSTFIETFGKYLTSIGKKVAVLAVDPSSSISHGSILGDKTRMEELVKDENAYIRPSASGDSLGGVARKTRETIMLCEACGFDTIIIETVGVGQSETAVHSMVDFFLLLKIAGAGDELQGIKRGIMEMADTIVINKADGDNIAKAKLAKTEFNRALHLFPAKNSGWIPKVTTCSAFEKTGIDKVWEIIAEYFELTKENNYFEQKRKEQNQYWMLETINEQLKNRFYNHPEIIELMEQNKKAVQNNELSPFAAAQILLERYFKV, encoded by the coding sequence TTGAAAGAACCAAATAAAAAATCGGCACTTGCTGAAATTCATGGCGTAAATCAACCTGATGCTGTTAATCAATCGGTTGCAAACGCTGTGCAGAAATTTCGCAGAAAACAACCTTCAGCGCAAGAATTATTAGATGCTATTTTAAAAGGAGATAAAATTGCGTTAAGTCGTGCGATTACTTTAATCGAAAGTACAAATCCTGAACATTTAGAAAAAGCGAACGAAGTAATTCAAGGTTGCTTGCCACATGCTAATAAATCGGTTCGTATAGGAATTACTGGTGTTCCTGGTGTGGGAAAAAGTACGTTTATCGAAACTTTTGGAAAATATTTGACTTCCATTGGAAAAAAAGTAGCGGTTTTAGCGGTTGACCCAAGTTCGTCTATTAGTCACGGAAGTATTTTAGGTGATAAAACGAGAATGGAAGAATTGGTAAAAGATGAAAACGCTTACATTCGTCCGAGTGCTTCTGGAGATAGTTTAGGTGGCGTAGCTCGAAAAACGCGTGAAACTATTATGCTTTGCGAAGCTTGTGGTTTTGATACGATTATAATTGAAACCGTTGGTGTTGGACAAAGTGAAACGGCAGTTCATAGTATGGTCGATTTCTTTTTGTTATTAAAAATTGCTGGCGCTGGTGATGAATTACAGGGAATAAAACGCGGTATTATGGAAATGGCCGACACGATTGTAATTAATAAAGCCGATGGCGATAATATTGCGAAAGCCAAACTAGCCAAGACCGAATTTAACCGCGCGTTACATTTATTTCCAGCAAAAAATAGCGGTTGGATTCCGAAAGTGACGACTTGTAGTGCTTTTGAAAAAACTGGAATTGATAAAGTTTGGGAAATAATTGCCGAATATTTTGAACTAACAAAAGAAAACAATTACTTCGAACAAAAACGCAAAGAACAAAACCAATATTGGATGTTAGAAACGATTAACGAACAATTGAAAAATCGTTTTTACAATCATCCTGAAATTATTGAACTAATGGAACAAAATAAAAAAGCGGTACAAAATAACGAGTTATCGCCTTTTGCTGCTGCTCAAATATTGTTGGAAAGGTATTTTAAAGTTTAG
- a CDS encoding ATP-binding protein, with protein sequence MEAKFVDFDEFIQIISEKREEVYQQFQTKGVQLTEARNKRTTNLFQSAERILKGLANKVASFTTEIEINGYYASDLMIEKVRDIAEQLKELNDANKSEELLTQLKTSQQEAIRKLKDRNEIYEDGENIIALGNYKFAVNKQKLDLTLVLKNNNYYYHLTGTNFYEPIEYTEIEKFKDVWNQEFITENHKVKKIEYIAWDVFLKNPLLNTEKTNKTAIEEFFADHFGEGLVKGVHDEDSLKLLTKLQQLNNQLGLLRFSPSERALAQLFWFFLEENEKSYYEKQFQAIELLRETFKNTEQFRFINKHLAEKIEEFKSHFDHFHTISSLKAASYLKHENREAFKINEQSAQLLSNFTKNLKEKGKDLVFIQKIEALYPFPSACFDIVFNAVKTFSIENNVDVTNGILDETAVFLLVNNLKSTQIVKTSTTETIEGLKTLPKEEIYTLNYHDFTEKLEFYFENNKPKFSEFQGLKKDWITSKRKQFKLDTFNTQVLTSFIRNKLINEVYFPLIGANLAKQIGATGETKRTDRMGMLLLVSPPGYGKTTLMEYLADRMGLVFMKINGPSLGHEITSTDPSEAKNAGAKQELQKLNLAFEMGDNVMLYLDDIQHCNPEFLQKFISLADGQRKIEGIYNGEAKTYDLRSKRFCLVMAGNPYTESGEKFQIPDMLANRADTYNLGEISGVNSELFDLSLIENSILSNPFMTRLTQPSLNNLYELYEGIKNNNLNISLEGNFTSQEIDDFRNVLTKIIQVRNTVIKVNETYIQSAAMADEYRNEPIFKLQGSYRDMNKLVAKIEPIHSEKEVEAIVLSHYKNESQTLTTGAEANLLKLKEIMSILSEKEMERWNEIKIIFKKNNRLKGFGSNDKMNQVVALLEDFSEGLQGIKNALNK encoded by the coding sequence ATGGAAGCAAAATTTGTCGATTTTGATGAGTTTATCCAAATAATTAGCGAAAAGCGAGAAGAAGTTTACCAACAATTTCAAACAAAAGGCGTTCAGTTAACAGAAGCTCGAAATAAAAGAACAACCAATTTATTTCAATCAGCAGAACGCATTTTAAAAGGTTTAGCCAACAAAGTAGCATCTTTTACAACGGAAATTGAAATCAACGGTTATTACGCTTCTGATTTAATGATTGAAAAAGTTCGAGATATTGCTGAACAATTAAAAGAATTAAATGACGCCAACAAATCGGAAGAGCTCTTAACCCAGTTAAAAACAAGTCAACAAGAAGCCATAAGAAAGCTTAAAGATCGTAACGAAATTTATGAAGATGGCGAAAATATTATAGCATTAGGAAACTACAAATTTGCGGTTAACAAGCAAAAACTCGACTTGACTTTGGTTTTAAAAAACAATAATTATTACTACCATTTAACAGGTACCAATTTTTACGAACCAATTGAATATACTGAAATAGAAAAATTCAAAGACGTTTGGAATCAGGAGTTTATCACAGAAAATCACAAGGTTAAAAAAATTGAATACATTGCTTGGGACGTGTTTTTAAAAAATCCATTGTTGAACACAGAAAAAACAAATAAAACTGCTATTGAGGAGTTTTTTGCCGATCATTTTGGTGAAGGATTAGTCAAAGGGGTTCACGATGAGGATTCTTTAAAACTACTTACCAAATTACAGCAACTAAACAATCAGCTTGGTTTGCTACGCTTCTCACCTTCCGAAAGAGCTTTAGCGCAATTGTTTTGGTTCTTTTTAGAAGAAAATGAAAAATCGTATTACGAAAAACAATTTCAAGCCATCGAATTGTTGCGTGAAACATTTAAAAACACAGAGCAGTTTCGTTTTATAAATAAACACTTAGCTGAAAAAATTGAGGAATTTAAGTCGCATTTTGACCATTTTCATACTATTTCTTCACTAAAAGCTGCTTCTTATTTAAAACATGAAAATCGAGAAGCATTTAAAATTAATGAACAAAGTGCACAATTGCTTTCAAACTTTACCAAAAATTTAAAAGAAAAAGGAAAAGATTTAGTCTTTATACAAAAAATTGAGGCGTTATATCCGTTTCCTTCTGCTTGTTTTGACATTGTTTTCAATGCTGTAAAAACATTTTCAATTGAGAATAATGTTGATGTAACAAATGGTATTTTAGATGAAACGGCTGTTTTCTTATTGGTAAATAATTTAAAGTCAACCCAAATTGTAAAAACCAGTACAACTGAAACCATTGAAGGCTTAAAAACCTTACCAAAAGAAGAAATTTACACCTTAAATTATCATGATTTTACTGAAAAATTAGAGTTTTATTTTGAAAACAATAAACCTAAATTTTCTGAATTTCAAGGATTAAAGAAAGATTGGATTACTTCAAAAAGAAAACAATTCAAACTGGATACCTTCAATACCCAAGTTTTAACTTCATTTATAAGAAATAAACTGATAAATGAAGTTTATTTCCCTTTAATTGGTGCTAATTTAGCGAAACAAATTGGAGCAACTGGAGAAACAAAAAGAACAGACCGAATGGGAATGTTGCTATTGGTTTCACCTCCTGGATATGGTAAAACGACCTTAATGGAATACTTGGCCGATAGAATGGGATTGGTTTTTATGAAAATCAACGGACCTTCTTTAGGTCATGAAATTACCTCAACAGATCCAAGTGAAGCAAAAAATGCGGGTGCTAAACAAGAATTGCAAAAGTTAAACCTTGCCTTTGAAATGGGCGACAATGTCATGCTATATTTAGACGATATTCAACATTGTAATCCAGAATTTTTACAAAAATTCATTTCTTTAGCTGATGGTCAACGAAAAATTGAAGGTATTTACAATGGCGAAGCTAAAACCTATGATTTACGTTCAAAACGTTTTTGCTTGGTTATGGCAGGAAACCCTTATACCGAAAGTGGAGAAAAATTTCAAATACCAGATATGTTAGCCAACCGAGCTGACACTTACAATTTAGGAGAAATTTCTGGCGTAAATTCAGAGTTGTTTGATTTGAGTTTAATTGAGAACTCAATACTTTCAAATCCTTTCATGACAAGACTTACACAACCGAGTCTTAACAACTTATATGAACTGTATGAAGGCATTAAAAACAACAATTTAAATATTTCCTTGGAAGGCAACTTTACCAGTCAAGAAATTGATGATTTTAGAAATGTTTTAACCAAAATTATTCAAGTTCGAAATACGGTTATTAAAGTTAACGAAACCTATATTCAATCGGCAGCAATGGCAGATGAATACCGTAATGAACCCATTTTTAAATTACAAGGTTCCTATCGTGACATGAATAAATTAGTAGCTAAGATTGAACCAATTCATTCCGAAAAAGAAGTTGAAGCTATTGTACTTTCACATTACAAAAACGAATCGCAAACCCTGACAACTGGAGCTGAAGCTAATCTTTTGAAATTAAAAGAGATTATGTCTATTTTATCGGAAAAAGAAATGGAAAGATGGAATGAAATCAAAATCATTTTTAAGAAAAACAACCGATTAAAAGGTTTTGGAAGTAATGACAAAATGAATCAAGTTGTAGCACTTTTAGAAGATTTCTCAGAAGGATTACAAGGCATTAAGAATGCTTTAAACAAATAA
- a CDS encoding FAD-binding oxidoreductase has translation MITSQQINEFTQIVGENFIFTDIETRQNYGHDETEDYNFPPNVVVKPANTIEVSEIMKIAFQNEIPVVPIGGRTGLSGGALSIHGGIGLSMERFNKILEIDEKNCQVTTEPGVITQVLKDSLAEQGLFYPVDPSSMGSCFIGGNIAENSGGARAVKYGVTKDYVLNLEVVLPNGEIIWTGANTLKNSTGYNLTQLMVGSEGTLGIVTKIVLKLLPVNQHNVLMLVPFYKAEQACEAVSAIFRAGIVPSALEFMERDAIDWTMQYVDGVSVAINDGIEAHLLIEVDGNYPEVLMQEAEKILEVVENYEIDEVLFADSTDQKNALWKLRRAVGEAVKSNSVYKEEDTVVPRYELPTLLKGIKEIGKKYGFHSVCYGHAGDGNLHVNIVKQEMTDEAWQTEVPKGIVEIFELTKSLKGTISGEHGIGYVQKNYLPIVFSDVELHLMKGIKKLFDPKGILNPGKILPDNL, from the coding sequence ATGATTACAAGTCAACAAATAAATGAATTCACTCAAATTGTAGGCGAAAATTTTATTTTCACTGATATAGAAACACGTCAGAACTATGGTCATGACGAAACCGAAGATTATAATTTTCCACCTAATGTTGTGGTAAAACCAGCTAATACAATAGAAGTTTCTGAAATCATGAAAATTGCTTTTCAAAATGAAATTCCTGTTGTGCCAATTGGTGGTCGAACAGGTTTAAGTGGAGGAGCGTTGAGTATTCATGGTGGAATTGGACTTTCTATGGAACGTTTCAATAAGATTTTAGAAATTGACGAAAAAAATTGTCAAGTTACAACCGAACCGGGTGTAATAACGCAAGTTCTAAAAGATTCTTTAGCCGAGCAAGGTTTGTTTTATCCAGTTGATCCAAGTAGTATGGGAAGCTGTTTTATTGGTGGAAATATTGCCGAAAATTCAGGTGGAGCTCGTGCTGTAAAATATGGTGTAACAAAAGATTATGTACTGAATTTAGAAGTGGTTTTACCCAATGGAGAAATCATTTGGACTGGTGCTAATACGCTTAAAAATTCGACTGGATATAATTTAACCCAATTAATGGTGGGAAGTGAAGGCACACTAGGAATTGTAACCAAAATAGTATTGAAATTATTGCCTGTTAATCAGCATAACGTTTTAATGTTGGTACCTTTTTATAAAGCGGAACAAGCTTGTGAGGCTGTATCGGCTATTTTTAGAGCAGGAATTGTGCCAAGTGCTTTAGAGTTTATGGAACGCGATGCTATCGATTGGACCATGCAATATGTGGATGGTGTAAGTGTAGCAATAAATGATGGAATTGAAGCCCATTTGCTAATTGAAGTAGATGGTAATTATCCTGAAGTTTTAATGCAAGAAGCTGAGAAAATTTTAGAAGTTGTAGAAAATTATGAAATTGATGAGGTTTTATTTGCTGATTCAACTGATCAAAAAAATGCACTTTGGAAATTGCGTAGAGCAGTAGGAGAGGCGGTTAAATCAAATTCGGTTTATAAAGAAGAAGATACTGTTGTACCACGATATGAATTACCTACTTTATTGAAAGGAATAAAAGAAATTGGTAAAAAATATGGTTTTCATTCGGTTTGTTATGGTCATGCTGGCGATGGAAATTTACATGTAAACATTGTAAAACAAGAAATGACAGATGAAGCTTGGCAAACTGAAGTTCCTAAAGGAATTGTTGAAATTTTCGAATTAACTAAATCTTTAAAAGGAACTATATCGGGTGAACACGGAATTGGATATGTGCAAAAGAACTATTTACCTATAGTTTTTTCTGATGTTGAGTTACATTTAATGAAAGGAATCAAAAAGCTCTTCGATCCAAAAGGAATTTTAAATCCGGGTAAAATTTTACCAGATAATTTATAA
- a CDS encoding MATE family efflux transporter, producing the protein MNLSQYTKEFSYNIRLALPIITGMLGHTIVSIVDNVMVGKLGPAELAAVSLGNSFVFIAMSLGIGFSTAITPLVAEADGKKNIEEGRSAFHHGLYLCTILGVILFGIIYFSKPLISFMGQPEHVVTLAKPYLDIVAFSLIPLIMFQAYKQFADGMSETKYSMWATILGNITNVILNYLFIYGIWIFPELGIVGAAIGTIASRFVMLGYMHYMMNKREKFHPFFKGFSLQEIKREVNLKIIKLGTPSAMQMFFEVALFTGAIWLSGRLGTTSQAANQVALSLASFTFMFAMGLSVAAMIRVGNQKGLGDFHKLRLVAFSIFLLATILEIAFALIFFLFHEQLPTIFVDLKDLANYTENLEVVTIAAQLLLVAAIFQISDGLQVVVLGALRGLQDVKVPMYITFVAYWVIGFPISIYLGVYTNLGATGIWIGLLAGLTAAALFLFIRFNNETKKLILNKVNGEG; encoded by the coding sequence ATGAATTTATCACAATATACTAAGGAGTTCTCATATAATATTCGTTTAGCATTGCCCATTATTACCGGAATGTTAGGACATACTATTGTTAGTATTGTAGATAATGTTATGGTTGGGAAATTAGGACCAGCAGAATTAGCTGCAGTTTCTCTAGGAAATAGTTTTGTATTTATTGCAATGTCTTTAGGAATTGGTTTTTCAACTGCAATTACACCCTTAGTTGCCGAAGCGGATGGAAAGAAAAATATTGAGGAAGGAAGAAGTGCTTTTCATCATGGTTTGTATTTGTGTACCATTTTAGGAGTAATTTTATTCGGAATTATCTATTTTTCAAAACCTTTAATTTCGTTCATGGGGCAACCCGAACATGTAGTAACTTTGGCTAAGCCGTATTTAGATATTGTTGCTTTTTCACTGATTCCGTTGATAATGTTTCAGGCTTATAAGCAATTTGCAGATGGAATGAGTGAAACGAAATATTCTATGTGGGCAACCATCTTAGGAAATATTACCAATGTTATTCTCAACTATTTATTCATTTACGGAATTTGGATTTTTCCTGAATTAGGAATTGTTGGTGCTGCCATTGGAACTATAGCTTCACGTTTTGTAATGTTAGGTTATATGCATTACATGATGAACAAACGCGAAAAGTTTCATCCGTTTTTTAAAGGATTTTCGTTACAAGAAATTAAGCGTGAAGTCAATTTAAAAATCATCAAATTAGGAACGCCTTCTGCAATGCAAATGTTTTTTGAAGTGGCTTTGTTTACAGGAGCTATTTGGCTTTCAGGGCGATTAGGAACTACCAGTCAAGCAGCAAATCAAGTAGCATTAAGTTTGGCTTCGTTTACGTTTATGTTTGCAATGGGATTAAGCGTTGCGGCGATGATTCGTGTGGGAAACCAAAAAGGATTAGGAGATTTTCATAAACTACGTTTAGTAGCGTTTTCAATATTTTTATTGGCGACTATATTAGAAATTGCTTTTGCTTTAATTTTCTTTTTATTTCACGAACAACTACCAACCATCTTTGTCGATTTAAAAGATTTAGCCAATTATACCGAAAACTTAGAAGTAGTAACTATTGCGGCACAATTATTATTAGTGGCTGCAATTTTTCAAATTTCCGATGGTTTACAAGTTGTAGTTTTAGGCGCTTTACGCGGCTTACAAGATGTAAAAGTGCCTATGTATATTACTTTTGTAGCTTATTGGGTAATTGGTTTTCCAATTTCAATTTACTTAGGAGTTTACACTAATTTAGGCGCAACAGGAATTTGGATTGGATTATTAGCAGGTTTAACAGCCGCTGCGTTATTTTTATTTATCCGATTTAACAACGAAACGAAGAAGTTGATTTTGAACAAGGTTAATGGCGAAGGGTAA
- a CDS encoding AEC family transporter: MDNIILLFGCLLLGVLFQRIPNFPKNSHQVLNQFVIYVSIPAMALFYIPKIEINSTLLFPLGVPWIGFGLSFLFFYSLGKIFAWSKKLTGCLIVVAGLGNTSFVGFPVIEALFGKKGIETAIIVDQPGSFVVMATLGILVATMYSKETPSARTLLKKIVKFPPFIAFFLALALNIFAIDFPLPLQSAFERVGATVSPIALVAVGLQLKFERRSMHWPFLGLGLLFKLVITPLFFLLFYKIILKAEGLPIDVSIIEAAMAPMITGAIIATNYGLKPKLSNMMVGVGIPLSFLTLALWYFILFQF, encoded by the coding sequence ATGGATAATATCATATTACTTTTTGGATGTTTGCTGTTGGGCGTTTTGTTCCAAAGAATTCCAAATTTTCCTAAAAATTCGCATCAGGTTTTAAATCAGTTTGTTATATACGTTTCCATTCCAGCAATGGCATTGTTTTATATTCCAAAAATTGAAATAAATAGCACCTTATTATTTCCTTTAGGAGTGCCTTGGATAGGTTTCGGACTTTCATTTCTCTTTTTCTATAGTTTAGGAAAAATCTTTGCTTGGTCAAAAAAACTAACAGGATGTTTAATTGTAGTAGCAGGATTAGGAAATACTTCTTTCGTGGGCTTTCCTGTAATTGAAGCTTTATTTGGTAAAAAAGGAATAGAAACAGCAATTATTGTCGATCAACCAGGTTCATTTGTGGTTATGGCAACACTTGGAATTTTAGTAGCTACAATGTATTCGAAAGAAACTCCAAGTGCTCGAACATTACTAAAAAAAATAGTGAAATTTCCGCCTTTTATAGCTTTCTTTTTAGCATTAGCTTTAAACATATTTGCAATTGATTTTCCACTTCCATTACAAAGTGCTTTTGAAAGAGTAGGAGCAACAGTTTCACCAATAGCTTTGGTTGCAGTTGGTTTACAATTAAAGTTTGAAAGAAGAAGTATGCATTGGCCTTTTTTAGGATTAGGCTTATTATTTAAGTTGGTAATAACACCATTATTCTTCCTTTTATTTTATAAAATAATTCTGAAAGCCGAAGGCTTGCCAATAGATGTTTCAATAATTGAAGCGGCTATGGCACCAATGATTACGGGAGCAATTATTGCAACAAATTACGGATTAAAACCGAAGCTAAGTAATATGATGGTTGGAGTAGGTATTCCGTTATCTTTCCTTACTTTAGCTTTATGGTATTTTATATTATTTCAATTTTAA
- a CDS encoding phospholipid scramblase-related protein, whose protein sequence is MNSILNKNLFLVKEHIGMFKAANNFDVLNPENGTLMMTCREPNLGFFTKLFRFSDYKRMTPFHIVISDNQNKKIISIKRGTTFFRSDVEVYDENEKLIGLFKQKFFFLGGRFEIFDPQGKSLATLQGKWTGWEFKFLKDNNEIALVSKKWAGLGKEFFTSADNYVLKINEVVPEDDPVRALILAAVMCIDMVFKE, encoded by the coding sequence ATGAATTCTATTCTTAACAAGAATCTATTTTTAGTTAAAGAACATATTGGAATGTTCAAAGCTGCTAATAATTTTGATGTTTTAAATCCAGAAAATGGAACTTTAATGATGACTTGTAGAGAGCCAAATCTTGGTTTTTTTACAAAACTTTTTCGTTTTTCAGATTATAAAAGAATGACACCTTTTCATATTGTTATTTCTGATAATCAAAACAAAAAAATAATTTCAATTAAAAGAGGTACAACTTTTTTTCGTTCAGATGTTGAAGTATATGACGAAAACGAAAAACTTATTGGTCTTTTTAAACAAAAGTTTTTTTTCCTTGGTGGAAGGTTTGAAATCTTTGATCCTCAAGGAAAATCGTTAGCAACACTACAAGGAAAGTGGACTGGTTGGGAATTTAAATTTTTAAAAGACAATAACGAAATTGCATTGGTTTCAAAAAAATGGGCAGGGCTTGGAAAAGAATTTTTTACTAGTGCCGACAATTATGTGTTAAAAATTAATGAGGTTGTTCCAGAAGATGATCCTGTAAGAGCTTTAATTTTGGCAGCAGTGATGTGCATCGACATGGTTTTTAAAGAATAA